CGGTCATGAACGACAGCCCGTTGCGCACCTTGAACGAGTTGGTCGGGTTGTGGTTCTCGTGCTTGACGAGGACGCGCACGCCGTGCCCGACCTCGGCGTCGAGCGGAGCATAGGCGCGCAGCGGCGTCTTCTGGAGGTGGGGGCGGATGCGGTCGCGCGCCTTCAGGACGTCGGAGTAGGCGATCGGCCAGGTTCCCATCTAGTCTCCTAGACCTCCGCCGCCATGAGGCTGCGCGGCTTCGGCCGCAGGCGCCGCATGTCCTGCAGGATCTCGGTCACCAGGGTGTCGTTCACCGGGACCGCGTAATCCCCCCCCTCGCTCGCCATGCCGCCGATCCGGGTCGGCAGGGCGTAGGCGATCCGGCCCTGGCGGTTCTTCTTGTCGTGGCGCGCCACCTGGAGGATCGCGCCCGGCGTGAAGGCCGGCGGCACCGACGTCGGGAGACCGGTGGCGTCGCACAGCCGCGCGATGCGCGCCAGCGCCGCGGCCGACAGCATCCCCAGACGCGCCGCGACGCGGGCCTCGGCGACCATGCCGATCGCCACGGCCTCGCCGTGCGCCAGGCGGAAGCCGGACAGCGTCTCGATGGCGTGGCCGATGGTATGGCCGAAGTTGAGGATCTTGCGCCGGCTCGATTCGCGCGGGTCGTCCATCACCACCTTGGCCTTGATCAGGCAGCAGGCCTCGATGACGCGCGACATGAGGTCCGGCTCGCGGCTGAGGATCCGGTCCAGGTGGGTCTCGAGCGACGCGAATAGCGTCCGATCGGCGATCACGCCGCACTTGATCACCTCGGCCAGCCCCGAGGCGTAATGACGATCGGGCAGCGTCTTCAGGTAATCGACGTCGATGTACACCGCGGACGGCTGGTGGAAGGCCCCGATGAGATTCTTGCCGGCGGGGTGATTGATGCCGGTCTTGCCGCCGATCGACGAGTCGACCATGCCGATGAGCGTGGTCGGCACCTGCACGTACGGGACGCCGCGCTTGAAGGTGGCCGCCACGAAGCCGACGAGGTCGCCGACGACGCCGCCGCCCAGGGCCACCAGGGCCGTGTCGCGGCCGGCCCCCAGGCGGATGATGCCGTCCTCGATCTCGTCCCGCACCCGGCGCGACTTGCTCCCTTCCCCCGCCGGGAAGGAGATGAAATCGCAGGTCAGCCCGCGCCGCCTGAAGGCGGCCTGGAGGGATTCCCCCTGGCGCTCGAGATGCGAGTCGGTGATGATGACGTAGCGCTGGCCGAGGCGGCTCTTGCGCAGGGCCACGGTCATGCGCGGAGCGAGACCGCGGCCGATGCGGACGTCGTACGATTCGTCCGCGCCCTTGCGCAGATGGATCGGGACTCGGATCACGTTACCGGCGGGTCTCCCCCGGCTGCAGGTCGGTCAGGCCGCGAACGTAGTCGTCCACCAGCTGGCGCTGCGCGCTGTCGTCGAGGGAGCGGGTGATGAGGCGCTCCGCGGCCTGGATCGCCAGGTCGGCCACCTGCCTCCGGAGCTGCTCCATCGCCTGCTTCTGCTCGAACTGCACCTGCCTCTTCCCCTGCTCCACGAGATCCTGGGCCTCCTTGCGCGCCTGGGCGAGGATCTCCGCCCGCAGGGTCTCGGCCTCGCGCTTCCCCTGCTCGAGGATGGCCGCGGTCTCGCGCCGCGCCTGGGACAGGATCTCCTGGTTCCTGCGCTGGGTCTCCTCCCCCTCGGCGCGGGCCTTCTGCGCCTGCTCCAGCGATTCCCGGATGGTTCTCTCCCTCTCCTGGAGCGTCGTCAGGAGAGGCTTCCAGGCGAACTTCGCCAGCAGGCCGGCCAGGACGATGAATGTGATGACCGTCCAGAGGACGGTCCCGGGGTCGGGTGTGATCAGGTTGGAGCCCATGACGACCGCCTCTCTACTTGAACGCCAGCAGGACGCAGATCACCAGGGCGAACAGCGTCGCCCCTTCGATGAGCGCCGCGGCGATGATCATCCCCGTGCGGATGTCGCCGGCGGCCTGCGGCTGTCGCGCGCTTCCTTCCATCGCCGCCGCCGCCAGGCGTCCGATCCCCGCGGCCCCGCCCACGACGGCGAGCCCCGCACCGATGCCCGCCGCGAAATACGCCAGTCCGTTGCCCAGCTCCATGCCCGATCCCTCCTTGGACCCCGAGTGCCGGGGGACCGAGCGCCCCCCGGGATGAACAACGCTTCAGTGCTGTGGATGCACCGACATGCCGATGAACAGCGATGTCAGCATCGTGAAAATGTATGCCTGCAGGAAGACGACCAGGATTTCGATCCCGCTGATGAACAGGGCCAAAGGCACCGACAGGACGGCCCCGACCCAGACCATCTTCAAGATGAAGACCAGGCTGAACAGGGACAGGATCGCCACGTGCCCCGCGGTCATGTTGGCGAACAGCCGGATGCAGAGCGCGAACGGCTTGGTGAACATCCCGACGATCTCGACCGGGATCATGATCGGCAGCAGCCACATCGGCATGCCGTGCGGCACCAGGTTCCGGAAGTGGCCGTAGAGGCCGTACTCGCGCACGCCGCTCCACTGGATCATCACGAACGCCATCCCCGCGAGCCCCGCGGTGACGCTGATGTTCGAGGTGGCGGTGGCGCCGTACGGCAGGAGCCCCAGGCCGTTGCAGAACAGGATGAAGACGAACGTGCTGAGGAGGTACGGCACGTAGCGGTCGCCGTGCGGGCCGATGTTCTTGCGGGCCAGGTCGTCGCGCACGAACACCACGATCGCCTCGAGCACGTTCTGCATCCCGCGCGGCGCCAGGCTCCGCCGCCGCGTCGCCAGCCAGGCGATGAACACGATGAGCGCCGAGGCGATCCACATCATCACCACGTACTTGGTGATCGGCAGCTCCCGACCCAGGATATGGAGCACCGGCAGGTGGATCTCCCCGACGAACGGCACCTCCAGCGTCCGCGAGTCCAGGATGTGGTGGGCGATCAGCTCCGAGGGGCTGAACGCCTCGCCGGCCGATTCGGCCGCCTCCTTGACCGGCAGGCTCATGCCCTGGCACCCTTCAGTCGCTTCGTCACGAACAACACCTCCAGCGCCTGGAACACGAAATAGAAGCCCAGGAGCGAGGCGGCCACCGCCGTGATGCTGCAGCCCGCCGGCCGGCTCAACCCCACGAAGATCAGGACCCCGCAGAACAACACCAGCCTCCCGAGCATCCCGAACACCACGGCCCCGACGAACTCACGCGTCCCACGCCCGATCGACCGGGCGAGAAGGGGCATCCCGAGGACGGCGCCGAGCGCCGCCACCATCGTCCCCAGGATCGCGCCGCGCACCGTCGGCCCCTCGAGGCGTCCGCCGGATGCGGCCACTCCCGCCGAGCCGGCCGCGGCGATCAGGGCCACGGCCAGCGCGTAGCGCCGCATCAGCGCTTCCCCTCTCCCGGGCCCCGGTCCCCGCCGCGCGGCGGCAGGACCAGCCGGAAGAAGTTCACGAACCCTCCGACCATCCCCAGGATGAGCCCCGCCAGCAGAAACCACGGCTTGGTTCCGAAATGCCTGTCCAGCAGGAAGCCGATCCCCCCGAACGCCAGCATCGGTCCGATCAGCATGCCGCTGATCTGCGCGTACTTTATCGCATCAGGCAGAGAACCACGCGGCTCGGGCAATCCCCCGAATCCTCCTTCCGGCCAGGCTCCCGGGGCGCGCTCACGACGCCCAGGGCGCCAGGGACAGGATCGATTTCTCCGCGAAGGCGATGATCGGCTGCGGGTAGAGACCGAACACCAGCGTGAAAGCGATGCAGATTCCGACGGCGACGCGCTGTCCCCAGGACGGCGCGAACGCACCGGCGTCCTCCGGCGCCTTCATGTACATGTTCACCACGACGCGGATGTAATAGTAGAGCGAGATGGCGCTGTTGATCACCGCCACCACCGCGAGCCAGGCGTAATGGGCCTTCACGGCGGCGCCGAACAGGTACCACTTGCCGATGAAGCCGGCGGTCGCCGGGATGCCCGCGAGCGACAGCATGAACACCAGCATGGCGAAGGCCGCCCCCGGCGCGCGCCGCGCCAGCCCCGCGAAATCCGCCACGCGATCGCCGGCGACCTGCTCGCGCCGCAGGATGATGATCATCGCGAAGGCGCCGATGTTCACGAAGGTGTAGATGAGAAGGTAGAGAAGGACCGCCTGCAGCCCGTATTCGCGCGTCTCCACCGTGTCCCCCAGCCCGACGGCGACCAGGCCGAGAAGGACGTACCCCGCGTGCGCGATCGACGAGTACGCCAGCATCCTTTTGATGTTGTCCTGCAGGATGGCGGCGACGTTTCCCAGGGTCATGCTGCCGACCGAAAGGATCGCCAGGAGCGTGGCCCAGCGGTGCCCCAGCGGCAGGAAGGCCATGGAGAAGATGCGCGCCAGGGCCACGAACGCCGCCGCTTTCGACCCGGTCGACAGGAAGGCGGTCACCGGGGTCGGCGCCCCCTCGTAGGCATCCGGCGCCCACATGTGGAACGGCACGGCCGCGATCTTGAAGCCCAGACCGACGGTCACCAGGATGACCCCCAGGACGAAGATCGGCGCCTCGGGTCCCGCGAGCGCCATCTTGGAGCGCGACATGCCGATGAGCCCCAGGACCGTGGTCCCGGTCGACCCGTAGACCAGGGAGATGCCGTACAGGAAGATGCCGGTCGAGAACGACCCGAGGAGAAAATACTTGAGCCCCGCCTCGTTCGACTTGCGGTTGGTCTTGAGGAACCCGACCAGGATGTAGAACGACAGGGCCATCGTCTCGATCGACACGAAGATCGTGATGAAGTCGCCGGCGGAGGCCAGGAACATCATGCCGAGGACCGCGAACAGGATCAGGGCGTAGAACTCCCCCGCGTTGGCGCGCTCCACGTCCAGGTAGCGGGACGACACCAGGATGGTCAGGATCGCCGCCAGGAGGAACACCACCTTGAAGAAGACGCTGAACGCGTCGAGGATGAACAGGCCGCTGAAGCCGATCGTCACGTCGGGCGCCCGAAGCGCCTCAAATCCGAACCTCCACACGAAGGACAGGACGGACAGGAGGGTCATCAGGCACGTGAGACCCGCGAGGACGGGGGCCCAGAGCTTGCGCCCGGCCTCAGGCAACGCCGAGATGCCGAGCACGAAGAAGGCGCCCAGCGCGAGCACCAGCTCGGGCGTGATCAGACGGACGTCGCCCGCGTTGAACAGCGAGATCATCGACCCTCCGCCGCCGCGGTGGCGGCGATCGTGGAGGAGGGGGCCGGGGCGGCCGGGAGGGCCGCCGTCTGGCTCGACGGCTCGCCCGCGGACAGGCGCTGCGCGATGTCGGCCACGGGCTTCTCGAGGATGCGGAAGAACGGCTTCGGGTAGAGGCCGATCCAGAAGCAGCAGATCACGATCGGGACGAGCGTCATGATCTCCCGGAAGTTCAGGTCCTTGAGCTTGGCGTTCTCCGGGTTGTCCAGCTTGCCGAACATGGTGCGCTGGTACAGCCACAGCATGTAGGCGGCCCCCAGCACGATCCCCAGAGCGCCGCACACGGCCCAGAACATGCCGCCCAGACGCACGCCGCCCAGCCACGGGTAGAGCGTGAGAGCGTATTCGCCCGGGATGCGGAACGCCCCGACCAGGATGGTGAACTCGCCGATGAAGCCGTTCAGGGTGGGCAGGCCGATGGACGACATGGTGATGATCATGAAGAGCGTGGCGTACACCGGCATCTGCTTCGACAGCCCGCCGTAATCCGAGATCATCCGGGTGTGCCGTCTCTCATAGATGAGACCCACGATCAGGAAGAGCGCCCCGGTCGACAGGCCGTGGTTGATCATCTGCAAAATACCGCCGTTCAGCCCGGGCTGGTTCAGCGCGAACACGCCCAGCATGCAGAAGCCGAGATGGCTGACGGATGAGTACGCCACCAGCTTCTTCCAGTCCTTCTGCACCATGGCGACGAGGGCTCCGTATATGATGCCGATGACGGACAGCCCCAGCATGTACGGCAGGTAGTACTTCGTGGCGAAGGGGAGCATCGGCAGGGAGAAACGCACGAAGCCGTACGTCCCCATCTTCAGCAAGACACCCGCCAGGATGACCGACCCGGCGGTGGGGGCTTCGACGTGCGCGTCCGGCAGCCAGGTGTGGAACGGGAACATCGGCACCTTGATGGCGAAGCCGATGAAGAAGGCCAGGAAGACCCACTTCTGCATCTCGAGCCACTCGGGATTGGTCAGCGGTCCGAGGACACGGATCAGCTCGGGGATGTCGAAGCTGTAGGAGCTGCCCGTCACTTTGGGATAGTAGAAGTAGATCGCCAGGATGCCGAGCAGCATCAGGACCGACCCGAGCAGCGTGTACAGGAAGAACTTGATGGCAGCGTAGAGCTTGCGCGGCCCGCCCCAGATGCCGATCAGGAAGTACATCGGCACCAGCATCACCTCCCAGAAGATGTAGAACAGGAAGAAGTCGAGGGAGATGAAGACGCCCAGCATCCCGGTCTGGAGGATCAGCATGAAGACGTAGTACTCCTTCACCCGGTCGGTGATGGCCGTCCAGGACGACAGGATCGCGATGAACCCGAGGAAGGTGGTCAGAAGCAGCAGCAGGAGCGAGATGCCGTCGATGCCGACGTAGTACTGCACGCCGATGGACGGGATCCACGAGGCCTTGTTCTGGAACTGGAAGCCTCCCTGCGACGCGTCGTACATGAAGAACAGCGGCACCGACAGCAGGAAGTCGACGAGGGCGATCCCGGTGGCCGCCTGGATGATCAGCGTCTTCTTCTCCTTGTCGAGGAGGAGAAGCGCCAGGGCCCCGAACAGCGGCAGATAGGT
The Candidatus Dormiibacterota bacterium DNA segment above includes these coding regions:
- the aroB gene encoding 3-dehydroquinate synthase, translated to MIRVPIHLRKGADESYDVRIGRGLAPRMTVALRKSRLGQRYVIITDSHLERQGESLQAAFRRRGLTCDFISFPAGEGSKSRRVRDEIEDGIIRLGAGRDTALVALGGGVVGDLVGFVAATFKRGVPYVQVPTTLIGMVDSSIGGKTGINHPAGKNLIGAFHQPSAVYIDVDYLKTLPDRHYASGLAEVIKCGVIADRTLFASLETHLDRILSREPDLMSRVIEACCLIKAKVVMDDPRESSRRKILNFGHTIGHAIETLSGFRLAHGEAVAIGMVAEARVAARLGMLSAAALARIARLCDATGLPTSVPPAFTPGAILQVARHDKKNRQGRIAYALPTRIGGMASEGGDYAVPVNDTLVTEILQDMRRLRPKPRSLMAAEV
- the atpF gene encoding F0F1 ATP synthase subunit B; this translates as MGSNLITPDPGTVLWTVITFIVLAGLLAKFAWKPLLTTLQERERTIRESLEQAQKARAEGEETQRRNQEILSQARRETAAILEQGKREAETLRAEILAQARKEAQDLVEQGKRQVQFEQKQAMEQLRRQVADLAIQAAERLITRSLDDSAQRQLVDDYVRGLTDLQPGETRR
- the atpE gene encoding ATP synthase F0 subunit C encodes the protein MELGNGLAYFAAGIGAGLAVVGGAAGIGRLAAAAMEGSARQPQAAGDIRTGMIIAAALIEGATLFALVICVLLAFK
- the atpB gene encoding F0F1 ATP synthase subunit A, coding for MSLPVKEAAESAGEAFSPSELIAHHILDSRTLEVPFVGEIHLPVLHILGRELPITKYVVMMWIASALIVFIAWLATRRRSLAPRGMQNVLEAIVVFVRDDLARKNIGPHGDRYVPYLLSTFVFILFCNGLGLLPYGATATSNISVTAGLAGMAFVMIQWSGVREYGLYGHFRNLVPHGMPMWLLPIMIPVEIVGMFTKPFALCIRLFANMTAGHVAILSLFSLVFILKMVWVGAVLSVPLALFISGIEILVVFLQAYIFTMLTSLFIGMSVHPQH
- a CDS encoding AtpZ/AtpI family protein codes for the protein MPEPRGSLPDAIKYAQISGMLIGPMLAFGGIGFLLDRHFGTKPWFLLAGLILGMVGGFVNFFRLVLPPRGGDRGPGEGKR
- a CDS encoding NADH-quinone oxidoreductase subunit N; its protein translation is MISLFNAGDVRLITPELVLALGAFFVLGISALPEAGRKLWAPVLAGLTCLMTLLSVLSFVWRFGFEALRAPDVTIGFSGLFILDAFSVFFKVVFLLAAILTILVSSRYLDVERANAGEFYALILFAVLGMMFLASAGDFITIFVSIETMALSFYILVGFLKTNRKSNEAGLKYFLLGSFSTGIFLYGISLVYGSTGTTVLGLIGMSRSKMALAGPEAPIFVLGVILVTVGLGFKIAAVPFHMWAPDAYEGAPTPVTAFLSTGSKAAAFVALARIFSMAFLPLGHRWATLLAILSVGSMTLGNVAAILQDNIKRMLAYSSIAHAGYVLLGLVAVGLGDTVETREYGLQAVLLYLLIYTFVNIGAFAMIIILRREQVAGDRVADFAGLARRAPGAAFAMLVFMLSLAGIPATAGFIGKWYLFGAAVKAHYAWLAVVAVINSAISLYYYIRVVVNMYMKAPEDAGAFAPSWGQRVAVGICIAFTLVFGLYPQPIIAFAEKSILSLAPWAS
- a CDS encoding NADH-quinone oxidoreductase subunit M, with protein sequence MSQWYADHALNLITYLPLFGALALLLLDKEKKTLIIQAATGIALVDFLLSVPLFFMYDASQGGFQFQNKASWIPSIGVQYYVGIDGISLLLLLLTTFLGFIAILSSWTAITDRVKEYYVFMLILQTGMLGVFISLDFFLFYIFWEVMLVPMYFLIGIWGGPRKLYAAIKFFLYTLLGSVLMLLGILAIYFYYPKVTGSSYSFDIPELIRVLGPLTNPEWLEMQKWVFLAFFIGFAIKVPMFPFHTWLPDAHVEAPTAGSVILAGVLLKMGTYGFVRFSLPMLPFATKYYLPYMLGLSVIGIIYGALVAMVQKDWKKLVAYSSVSHLGFCMLGVFALNQPGLNGGILQMINHGLSTGALFLIVGLIYERRHTRMISDYGGLSKQMPVYATLFMIITMSSIGLPTLNGFIGEFTILVGAFRIPGEYALTLYPWLGGVRLGGMFWAVCGALGIVLGAAYMLWLYQRTMFGKLDNPENAKLKDLNFREIMTLVPIVICCFWIGLYPKPFFRILEKPVADIAQRLSAGEPSSQTAALPAAPAPSSTIAATAAAEGR